The Prinia subflava isolate CZ2003 ecotype Zambia chromosome 21, Cam_Psub_1.2, whole genome shotgun sequence genome window below encodes:
- the SPSB1 gene encoding SPRY domain-containing SOCS box protein 1 produces MGQKVTGGIKTVDMRDPVYRPLKQELQGLDYSKPTRLDLLLDMPPVPHEVQLLHSWNNDDRSLNVFVKEDDKLIFHRHPVAQSTDAIRGKVGYTRGLHVWQITWAMRQRGTHAVVGVATAEAPLHSVGYTTLVGNNHESWGWDLGRNRLYHDGKNQPSKTYPAFLEPDETFIVPDSFLVVLDMDDGTLSFIVDGQYMGVAFRGLKGKKLYPVVSAVWGHCEIRMCYLNGLDPEPLPLMDLCRRAVRLALGKDRLTEIPTLPLPASLKSYLLYQ; encoded by the exons ATGGGTCAGAAGGTCACGGGCGGGATAAAGACCGTGGACATGAGGGACCCTGTGTACAGGCCACTGAAAcaggagctccaggggctggacTACAGCAAGCCCACGCggctggacctgctgctggACATGCCCCCGGTGCCGCATgaggtgcagctgctgcactcGTGGAACAACGACGACCGCTCGCTGAACGTGTTCGTGAAGGAGGACGACAAACTCATCTTCCACCGGCACCCGGTGGCGCAGAGCACCGACGCCATCCGCGGCAAGGTGGGCTACACGCGGGGGCTGCACGTGTGGCAGATCACCTGGGCCATGCGCCAGCGCGGCACCCACGCCGTGGTGGGGGTGGCCACGGCCGAGGCCCCCCTGCACTCCGTGGGGTACACCACGCTCGTGGGGAACAACCACGAGTCCTGGGGCTGGGACCTGGGCCGCAACAGACTCTACCACGACGGCAAGAACCAGCCCAGCAAAACCTACCCCGCCTTCCTGGAGCCGGACGAGACTTTCATCGTGCCCGACTCCTTCCTGGTGGTGCTGGACATGGACGATGGCACGCTGAGCTTCATCGTGGACGGGCAGTACATGGGGGTCGCCTTCCGCGGGCTCAAGGGGAAGAAGCTCTACCCGGTGGTGAGCGCGGTGTGGGGCCACTGTGAAATCCGGATGTGCTACTTGAACGGACTGGACC CTGAACCACTGCCTCTGATGGACTTGTGCCGGCGAGCCGTGAGGCTTGCCCTGGGCAAGGACAGACTGACTGAgatccccaccctgcccctgccagcctcccTCAAGAGTTACCTGCTCTACCAATga